Part of the Vibrio sp. SS-MA-C1-2 genome, TACATGCGGTAACATCAACTCCTGATACAATTTATGATGAGGTGCTGTTTTCACCCAGATTAATTGGACAACTTCCGATTGTCAGTGGTTTTTTAATCTCTGCTCTTTTCGAGCAATTATTATTTACTTTAGCAAGCCATCATTCAAGTACTGATGAAGAGCATCAATTATTAAATGTTCTATTTCAACAGATAAAATACCAAACAATCAGTTTAAATAAAAAAGATCTTAGTCGAGCACTTAATCATAATATTGAGAACATAAAAGAGTTTAATCTTTGTAAAGAAGTGGTCAAACAGCGAAAGTCTGGAACAAAATGGAGTTCAATTTGTAGAAACCATCATCAATTGAGTGAAGCTTCACTTCTGGAATTATTGAAGTTATATTGTTCTCCAGATTTTATCGACGATTTATTACAGACAAAATAGCACTTTTTATTGATAACAGTGGCTTTGAATTATCTTCTTAGCTACTGATTTAGTAAGCATTGAATCAATAGACTGTTGATTTTTAATCGCCTCCCTTACGGTACTGCTTCTCACTTGTACCGTTTCAGGACATGCTAAGACTTTCCATTTTTTAACAATCTCTTCCGCTTGGCTAAATTTTGAGAAGTTTAATAAATTATCTGGCCCGATCACAAAGGTAAGCTCTGCATCTGGGTTGATATTTTGTAAATGGCTTAATAACATATAGGTAGTTACAGCTTTATTTTCTCCTAATAACTGTTCTTCGTCAAAACAAGCTTCAACTTTGCTACTGGCAATATCAGAAATAAATGTTTCAACCAACGAACAGCGTAATTGAAAATCTAACATTTGTTTCCCCCAAGCATGGGCAATACTTGGTACGATGAGAATTTTATCAAAATGTAGGAGATGATTAATAACAGACAGGTGTCCGATGGTTGGTGGGTTAAACGCACTGCCAAAAATTGCAATTTGTTGTTTCATCTAATCTGTCTCACTTTTATTTTTATAATGTTACAATGTATTATACTGAATTGTTCATTCAATTCATCTCGTTTATTCACCGAAAAATATTAGATTTAGTATTAAATTTAATTCGTAAATAGGTACTATTATGGAACAACAGATTATTGAAGAGATGCGTGTCTTACCTTCAATTGACCCTCAATTTGAAATTGAAAGACGAATTGATTTTATCATTAAGACGGTTAAAACTGCCCATGTATCAACACTAGTTTTAGGGATTAGTGGCGGCGTAGACTCGACAACTTGTGGTCGTTTAGCTCAACTTGCTATTGATAAACTAAATAAAGATGAAGCAACAGATAAATACCAATTCATTGCCGTTCGTCTACCTTTTGATATTCAAAAAGATGAAGATGAGGCTCAGTTAGCTCTGTCATTTATCCAACCCTCACAATCAATTAGTATAAATATTGCCGATGGTGCAAATGGTGTTCACGAAAATACCCTGTTCGCTTTATCAAATGCATCGCTGCTTCATTCAGATCAAGCGTCATTGGATTTCAATAAAGGCAATGTCAAAGCGAGAACTCGCATGATTGCTCAATATGAAGTTGCTGGCTTAACTAATGGGCTAGTTATCGGAACGGATCACTCCGCTGAAAACATCACAGGCTTTTATACTAAATGGGGCGATGGTGCTTGTGATTTGGCCCCTTTATTCGGTTTAAATAAACGACAAATTAGAGAAATAGCCGATGTTCTTGGTGCACCAGAAACATTGGTTAAGAAAGCGCCAACCGCAGATTTAGAAGAGCTTGACCCACAAAAAACTGATGAATCAGCATTAGGATTAACTTATGAGCAAATTGATGATTTTCTTGAAGGAAAGTGTGAAGACCCAGAAGTGAAAGAGAAATTAATCACTATTTATCAACGTACTCAACATAAACGTCGCCCTATTCCTACGATCTATGATTAACTCTGAAATAATAACTCAATAATAGTTGAGCTTTTCAAAATTAACTTATAAAAAAAGAGCAGTTTTTAATCTGCTCTTTTATTTAAATCAATCATTTAACTAATATATTCAAGTTTATCAAACTTGATACTGATATCATTCACTCTCTTGTTGAGCGTTTTTCTCAGCTTGATGCTTTTCACGTAATTCATTCGCAACTTGCATAATCGCTGCCCCACTTGGCATACCTTCAGCCATCAGCTTCTGAATTTTTTCAGCGGCAATCTGTTGCTCATTGTGGTTTAATACAGGTTCATTGTTTCGCATCGTTACTCTCAAATTATCATAATTAAGCGCGAGTTTAATGGATATCGTTTAAGTTGTCATCAACTAAAGGTTAATGATTTCCTTTTTGATTATGATAAATATTTAAATCTACAATCGCTGGATCATGATCTGATGAACGGTAGTGATCTAAATAATGGGGGAAATCTCCCTTATATTCTCCGTTATAATCAAACAAAGTTGATTCAGCTGCATTGATATGCCATTCCGTTGCATTGACTAATTTACTTTCAAGTGTTGGTGAGATCAAAATATGGTCAAGTGAACCAACTTCATCATCATAAGAGTAGCTCCAACCTACTGGGTGTAACTTAGAAACTGCATTGATATAACCAAAGTTCTGATTAATCACTGCACCCTCTTCACCATATTGAATTTTATCGCCAATATAAGTATCACGAGCTGCACGAATCTCTTTCTGATACTTATCTTTAGAGTAATCCGTCAAGATTAGTAGTGGATCTTCCTGCCCATAGGCATTTAAATCACCGAGTATAATCGTATGATGTACTTGATTTTTCTTTTGTTGCTCATCAATATGATTTAATGCTTCACCTAAAGCTACAACCCCTGCAACTCGGAAGTTTTCACATGACCCCTGATAGTCTAGATCCTGTTGATTTTGACCACCTTGATCAATGGGTGCTGCATCTTCCCAACATTTAGAACCTTTTGATTTTAAATGATTAACTGCAACGGTTAAGTATTCACTAGGTTCTTTATCATTCCCACCTTTAATCTTAAACGTTGGGGCAAGAGTATCTCGCTGATAATTTAGACCACTTTCAATCTCGTCGCCACTATCATCATAAACAGTAGGTGCTTGTTGACGCGGCATTTCAATAACCTGGGATTCAATAAGCTTAACACTCTTGACCCGATAGATCACCCCAACACTGATTGCATCCGTACCGACAGAATCTAATTCATCAAACTGTCCATCCTGATTTGAATCGACTGAAATATATTGATATTGGTCTTTCTTACTATTGATCTTAGCGTTAATTTGTTCAACTAACTGTTTGATTGCGCTACCGTCACCAAAGCCATTATTTTCAATCTCCATTAAGCCAATAATATCAGCATCCAGTTTAACGATAGCGGAAACAATCTTAGCTTGTTGTCTTTCAAACTCTTCTAGATTATTTGCACCACGATTCTGATTCAATGGGTTTTGATCGCCACCAAATGGTGAATTAAAATAATTTAAAACATTAAATGTTGCGACACGTAAATCACCTTGTTTTTCTGCTGGCGACTCAGTTCTAGGCGAATTAGAAATAATATCGTCACGTGTGATCGTATTCGTTGTGATTAATCGATACTCATTATAGCTATAATTAATAACACCTTCTAAACCGGTAATCGTGTCATTAATTCTCAATACATCTTCGGTTGTACCATTCTGATCTGCGTCTGTTCGACCAAAATTAGGATAAAAAGGAACGGTACCATCTGCCGCTTTTTGATCTGTTTCTACAAATAAACGTTGTTCCGCATTTTTTTGACGTTGCGCATGTGACTGCTCTGAGTTAGCAACATAAATCTGGTTCGGTTGTAAATTTACTTCCCCTTGTGCAACAACTAAATTATTACGACGACCGTCATAATCATAACCAAAAGTACGAGTAATGCGTAAATCTAACGCTTTATCGGTAGCAACCAACATTCCTTCATAACGCTCTAATGTGTCAGAAAAGCTCTCATCTGATGGTTTTAGAATAATAGTTTCTGCCTGAGGCACGGCTTGTTGACTTTGTACTAATGTATTCCCTGTTGATGCTTTAAGTTGGGTATTATCGTAATACTCTTGAATATTACCTTTAACACAAACTACATCACCTGCTGAAATATCGTCAGTTTGACTTGTATTTACAAAGAGACCTTCTGAAGTTTGATTATTTTGATCATCGACTAAAGCGTGTAGATAAAAGCCTTTGGAGATCCCGGTAGTAACAGCAGTAACAACACCTTTAACGTAATACTCTTCTTCGGTGATATATGGATAACCTGAGATAAATGGCGATGTTTTTCCTTCACCTTGAATTTCTTGAATCGTTGTAAATTGAGGTGTTGTACCATTAACTAAACAAGAAAAAGGTTCTACAGGTTCTGCTCCCTCTGGGCTGCCTAAGCCCTCTAGGCTATCTTTTTCTAAGGTAGACCATTGAGATTTATTATAGACTGAAGATGGGGTCATTTGGTCAGAAAATTTAATTAAGGTTTGATCTTGAGCAAAATTAACATCTCCCATTTCGCCAATTATATCATGAACAGATCCATCACTATTCAATAATGCAATTGGGTCATCACCATTGAAATTGATAACATGGCTGTCTGTGATATCAGTTATTGCTTGGATTTGAGCATTGGCATCTTTATGAGATAAAACTAAAACTTCTTGTGCACCTAAAGTAATGCCTGTAAGAGATCTTTGTGCCCCCCATTCTCCATTACCATTAGCCGATTTTGCTAAAATAAAATTATCCAATGATACCGCTTCATCACCTGTATTCACTATTTCGATGGCTTTATTATAACTTGCGCCTTCGATATATTGCGAAATGATCACATCGGCATAAGCTGGGGCTGTAAATACACCACCAATTGTTAAAGCAAGAAGAGTCCGTGAAATTCCATTACTCATTGGTAATACTCCATTAATAATATATTTATGAAGTATTATTTTATTTTAAAAAACATTAACTATCTGTTTATATTGCTCATTCTGTGAAGTATTACCAAAAGATTTACAAAATCATCACATAGGTATATACCCAAAGTAAATGGAGTTTATATACTCTTCATACTTGAAGTTGCTAGGTTGTTGGCGTCACTCATTCGCCCCAATCATACAGTACATCTATACTCATGGGGTCTCATTCACTTGCCGCCTACTAGCAACTCCAATTACTTTGAGTATAGTAAGCGTCGATTGAGTAAAACTCGATAAATATAGATTATTGGTATGGTTAGGAGTGATGAAAAAATCTTTACAGTTATTAGCTGTGCTTAAGTACTGGATATAAAAAAGCCCACTCATTTTCTGTGTGGGCTTGCTAAATAAAAGTGAACAATTATCCAGGGTGTCCATCAATTCTCGGTTTACTTAAAATAGAGAAGTAGACAATACTCCAAATCCCAAATCCAATAAACCAGGCTAAACCTGCAATAGTAATAAATAGTGCAGCAGAGTTTGGCCAAAGCAGAATCGCCACGGTTCTAAAGATAACAGCAATAAATATGGTGGAAAAGGCAAATGCTATAATAGGTTTAATTTCTAACTTACGTCCCGTATGCCCTAGAGATACTCGAGCAATCATAGCCAAAATTATACCACCAATACCACCGACGGATAGCATATGAAGAGAGATACTCAGTCCAATATCACCATTGATGCTGTTAATCGCTAAAAGAACAAAGCCGGCAATCATCGACAAATAGCTCAAATGCAAAGACCATAATAGTGGAACTTTAATTGTTAAATGACTACGCCATGTGGCTAAACGTACGAAATTAGTCATTGCTACAGCCGCATAACTAATCGCTAATAATGAGTTTGTCATGGGTAAATCAAATACAAATAATGCTAACCCCGTGAATAATAGACTTAGCCAAGCAGTCACTAATGCCGAAACTTCTAACCAAATATGACGGATAATCGGTGTAGTTTGTGTACCTCTTGATGTGAAAAAAGGAATAACACGGCCACCAACAATTAATACAACAATAGAGATCAGTAAGATAGCCATCGTGTTGATTTTTTCAAGTAACAACATATTGAATTGACTAGCACTATAGAAACTCACAATATCAAACACAATAAATAACAAAATGACAGGGGTGAAAAATAGATTCTTCCATTGACGTCGTAGGATAATCGGTCGTGCAACAAAATAAATAGCAATTATTAACCAACTAATATCAACCGCCATTGTAAGTAGATTCGGCGGAACAATAAAATTTAAAACCCGTGCTGCCAGCCATAACAGTGCAATTAGAGCCAGTTTTTTACCTCTGACTCCAGGGATCCCTGTCCATGTTTGAATCGCAGTTAATAAAAAACCTAGGATAATGGCTAATATAAAACCAAAAATCATCTCATGACTATGCCACCAAATCGGATTATTTGCAGGGGTATAAGCAATATTACCATTGAGATACAGGGTCCAAAACAAAATAGCTAAGGAAGAAAATATACCGGAAAACAAAAACAGGGGACGAAAAGCTAATCTAAAAATGGGAGTTATCGCCTGTTCTTTGGCTGTATCGGTAATTTGCATCATAATTAATACCTCATCTTAAAGTTGCATATATTTTACATGTTTTAAATTAAAATAAACACTAAAAATGAATAAATTTTATCTTGTTGTTTTTTATGTTATTTCTCTTGTTTCAGAACGGTCAATTCAAACGGTTTTGCAATTTGCTGAATATCATCAATAATGATATCCCCCTGGTAATGGCGTTGAAATAAGTTCACCTTTAACCAATAATGCCCAGGATTTAACTCTTGATT contains:
- a CDS encoding nicotinate-nicotinamide nucleotide adenylyltransferase → MKQQIAIFGSAFNPPTIGHLSVINHLLHFDKILIVPSIAHAWGKQMLDFQLRCSLVETFISDIASSKVEACFDEEQLLGENKAVTTYMLLSHLQNINPDAELTFVIGPDNLLNFSKFSQAEEIVKKWKVLACPETVQVRSSTVREAIKNQQSIDSMLTKSVAKKIIQSHCYQ
- the nadE gene encoding ammonia-dependent NAD(+) synthetase, with translation MEQQIIEEMRVLPSIDPQFEIERRIDFIIKTVKTAHVSTLVLGISGGVDSTTCGRLAQLAIDKLNKDEATDKYQFIAVRLPFDIQKDEDEAQLALSFIQPSQSISINIADGANGVHENTLFALSNASLLHSDQASLDFNKGNVKARTRMIAQYEVAGLTNGLVIGTDHSAENITGFYTKWGDGACDLAPLFGLNKRQIREIADVLGAPETLVKKAPTADLEELDPQKTDESALGLTYEQIDDFLEGKCEDPEVKEKLITIYQRTQHKRRPIPTIYD
- a CDS encoding YoaH family protein, which translates into the protein MRNNEPVLNHNEQQIAAEKIQKLMAEGMPSGAAIMQVANELREKHQAEKNAQQESE
- a CDS encoding ExeM/NucH family extracellular endonuclease, whose translation is MSNGISRTLLALTIGGVFTAPAYADVIISQYIEGASYNKAIEIVNTGDEAVSLDNFILAKSANGNGEWGAQRSLTGITLGAQEVLVLSHKDANAQIQAITDITDSHVINFNGDDPIALLNSDGSVHDIIGEMGDVNFAQDQTLIKFSDQMTPSSVYNKSQWSTLEKDSLEGLGSPEGAEPVEPFSCLVNGTTPQFTTIQEIQGEGKTSPFISGYPYITEEEYYVKGVVTAVTTGISKGFYLHALVDDQNNQTSEGLFVNTSQTDDISAGDVVCVKGNIQEYYDNTQLKASTGNTLVQSQQAVPQAETIILKPSDESFSDTLERYEGMLVATDKALDLRITRTFGYDYDGRRNNLVVAQGEVNLQPNQIYVANSEQSHAQRQKNAEQRLFVETDQKAADGTVPFYPNFGRTDADQNGTTEDVLRINDTITGLEGVINYSYNEYRLITTNTITRDDIISNSPRTESPAEKQGDLRVATFNVLNYFNSPFGGDQNPLNQNRGANNLEEFERQQAKIVSAIVKLDADIIGLMEIENNGFGDGSAIKQLVEQINAKINSKKDQYQYISVDSNQDGQFDELDSVGTDAISVGVIYRVKSVKLIESQVIEMPRQQAPTVYDDSGDEIESGLNYQRDTLAPTFKIKGGNDKEPSEYLTVAVNHLKSKGSKCWEDAAPIDQGGQNQQDLDYQGSCENFRVAGVVALGEALNHIDEQQKKNQVHHTIILGDLNAYGQEDPLLILTDYSKDKYQKEIRAARDTYIGDKIQYGEEGAVINQNFGYINAVSKLHPVGWSYSYDDEVGSLDHILISPTLESKLVNATEWHINAAESTLFDYNGEYKGDFPHYLDHYRSSDHDPAIVDLNIYHNQKGNH
- a CDS encoding NnrS family protein — translated: MMQITDTAKEQAITPIFRLAFRPLFLFSGIFSSLAILFWTLYLNGNIAYTPANNPIWWHSHEMIFGFILAIILGFLLTAIQTWTGIPGVRGKKLALIALLWLAARVLNFIVPPNLLTMAVDISWLIIAIYFVARPIILRRQWKNLFFTPVILLFIVFDIVSFYSASQFNMLLLEKINTMAILLISIVVLIVGGRVIPFFTSRGTQTTPIIRHIWLEVSALVTAWLSLLFTGLALFVFDLPMTNSLLAISYAAVAMTNFVRLATWRSHLTIKVPLLWSLHLSYLSMIAGFVLLAINSINGDIGLSISLHMLSVGGIGGIILAMIARVSLGHTGRKLEIKPIIAFAFSTIFIAVIFRTVAILLWPNSAALFITIAGLAWFIGFGIWSIVYFSILSKPRIDGHPG